In Nitratireductor mangrovi, the genomic window AAGGCGTTGGCAGCATTGCGATCACCTACGTCAACAATGATTACGGCAAGGGTTTTGCCGATGCACTTGCCGCATCCTTCGAGGAGCAGGGCGGCTCCGTGGCCGCCAATGTGGCGCACGAGGACGGCAAGGCCGACTACCGCGCCGAACTCGGCCAGTTGGCCGGGGCGGGTGCCGAAATGCTGGTCGTGCTTGCCTATGCCGACGGTTCCGGCCAGACCGTCGTCCGTCAGGCGATCGAAGGCGGCGATTTCTCGAAGTTCGCCGGTGGCGACGGCATGATCAGTGGCACGCTGGTGGCCGCGGTCGGCGAGGATGCCATCCAGGGCATGATTGCGACCCGTCCCGGCAGCAGTGAGACGCCCGGCACGTCCGTTTTCAATACGCTTGCCGAGGAAGGCGGCGTCAATCCTTCGGGAACGTTCGTGCCGCAAGGCTATGACGCCGCGTTCCTGATCGCGCTCGCGATCGAGAAGAACGGCAATGGTGGCCGCGAGGGCCTGGCAAAGGCGCTGCGCGAGGTGGCTTCGGCACCGGGCGAGGTTGTCCTGCCCGGCGAGTGGGAAAAGGCCAAGAAGCTGATCGCCGACGGCACCGACATCAACTACGAGGGCGCCTCCGGCAGCCACGAGTTCGACGAAAATGGCGACGTGCCTGGCGTCATCATGAAGATGGTGGTCGAGGGCGCCAACTTCGCTGAGGTCGGCCAGGTCAAATAGACCGCT contains:
- a CDS encoding ABC transporter substrate-binding protein is translated as MKIAFRKVIAASVAAVALSVAGAQAEDVKIGFLGGFTGPIESLTPPIFDGAKLAVDQVNAQGGIVGGMLSIVQGDTTCVDTTAASGAADRMVNSENVTALVGPLCSGATIAAANTAAIPGGVVVVSPAATSPALTTLEDNDLVFRTAPSDAYQGAMLAKTLREEGVGSIAITYVNNDYGKGFADALAASFEEQGGSVAANVAHEDGKADYRAELGQLAGAGAEMLVVLAYADGSGQTVVRQAIEGGDFSKFAGGDGMISGTLVAAVGEDAIQGMIATRPGSSETPGTSVFNTLAEEGGVNPSGTFVPQGYDAAFLIALAIEKNGNGGREGLAKALREVASAPGEVVLPGEWEKAKKLIADGTDINYEGASGSHEFDENGDVPGVIMKMVVEGANFAEVGQVK